In Seonamhaeicola sp. S2-3, the genomic window TTAACTCGGGATTTTTTTGCGCCTTTTTTTAGAGATTTACCTAATGTAAAGGTGTTTCCTGCAGCGGTAAAAACAAAACACAAAGGCGTTTTTGGGTTGTATAAACTTTCTAAAGAACTAAAAGCTTTAGAGATAGATGCTGTAGCCGATTTGCATAATGTTTTACGAAGCAACATTTTAAAAATATTCTTAAAAGGGTTTCCTTTTGTTCAAATTGATAAGGGAAGAGAGGAAAAGAAAAAACTAGTTTCAGGTACTTTTTTTAAAGCTTTAAAAACCACACACCAACGGTATGCCGATGTATTTAAAAAACTAGGTTTTGAGGTTGATTTATTAAATCCTAACTTTCCTAAAAAAGTGCCTCTATCAAATAAGTTACAGTTGCTTTTAGGAGATTCTTTTAAAAAGAAAATAGGCATTGCTCCTTTTGCAGCTCATGAAAGTAAAATGTATCCGCTTCATTTAATGGAAGAAGTAATTAGTGAACTTTCAAAGGAACATTTGGTTGTTTTATTTGGTGGTGGAAAAACAGAAACAGAAATTCTTAGTGGTATAGAAAACACATTTGATAACGTAGTTAACATAGCTGGGAAATTAACACTTAATGAAGAATTGGATGTTATTTCAAATCTAGATGTTATGTTGTCTATGGATTCTGGAAATGCCCATATTGCAGCCATGTTAGGCATAAAAACGGTAACCGTTTGGGGCGTAACACACCCATACGCTGGTTTTGCACCATTTAACCAACCAGAAGATTTTTGCTTGTTGGCAGATAGAACGCAATATCCAAAAATTCCAACATCGGTTTATGGAAACAAATTCCCTGAAGATTACAAAGATGCAGCAGGGAGTATTGCCCCAAAGACAATTATTAATAAGATTATTTCTGTAATTTAATATTTGTTTTAAACATCATCATAATCTACAATAATTGTTGGGGTTGTTGGTTGCGCTTGACAGGTAAGAATTAAACCTTCGGCAACTTCACTTTCGGTTAAAATATTGTTTTGTCTCATAGTGGCTTTACCTTCTTTTATTCTAGCTAAACAACTACTACAAATACCGCCTTGACAAGAGTAAGGAGCATCTAAATCTTCGTCTAGGGCAGCTTCAAGAATGGTTTGTTTTTGAGACATTTCAAAAGTGGCTTCTTCGTCATCAACAATAACAGTTATTTTTGTTTTTCCGTTGGCAACGTTAACATCGTTAATTTCATCGGGCTTTGCTGCTTTAAATA contains:
- a CDS encoding glycosyltransferase family 9 protein — encoded protein: MTKPKHILVIRLSAMGDVAMTAPVLRALITKYPELKITVLTRDFFAPFFRDLPNVKVFPAAVKTKHKGVFGLYKLSKELKALEIDAVADLHNVLRSNILKIFLKGFPFVQIDKGREEKKKLVSGTFFKALKTTHQRYADVFKKLGFEVDLLNPNFPKKVPLSNKLQLLLGDSFKKKIGIAPFAAHESKMYPLHLMEEVISELSKEHLVVLFGGGKTETEILSGIENTFDNVVNIAGKLTLNEELDVISNLDVMLSMDSGNAHIAAMLGIKTVTVWGVTHPYAGFAPFNQPEDFCLLADRTQYPKIPTSVYGNKFPEDYKDAAGSIAPKTIINKIISVI